The following nucleotide sequence is from Tachyglossus aculeatus isolate mTacAcu1 chromosome 11, mTacAcu1.pri, whole genome shotgun sequence.
ATGTTAGACTGCGGGGAAGAGACGcgtagagacacagagagatgggaggcatcTGAGAGAGGGCCTGGGACCCCAAGAGTAAGCTagctccccccacctctcctgagcaggtgggagagctgaggtaggggtgagccggttcttcccccagccccttcaaCCCCCATGTTTCAGCCCCAGGAGCAGTGTATGTGCGGTAGGGGGGTCCTCCACGCTTCCCACCTTGTCCCACACCTCCCCATGACCATCTCAGACAGGCCCCGAGGCTGTTACCTGGAGGCCGGAGGTCGGGGGCTCTCGCTGAAGCCGGCCGTAGGGGCTGAATGTGGCTCTGGGGGGCTCCCCCACCAGGTGGTCTCGATGCCTCCGGCTGCTCATGTGCtggagcagggatggggggaagcGGGGCTTCGGGTGAGAAAGGTCAGAACCAGGGGCCACCCACCTCCACCCCGTCAGGAAGCAGAGTACCTTGACCCGTGTTCACGTCTCTCCCGTCCccaccttccccctgccccccctggCTGACGGGCACCTGCTGGAGCTGCGTTTCCAAGTTGACGTGGACTTGGCAAACAGGGCAGTGGAAGGCCTTGGCCTTGACTCTGACCCTAACCAGGCCGTGAGTGCTGCCCGTGCTCCCGCCTGGCTTGGCCTGGGGCAGCGGCTTCCCGCGGCCGCGGCGAGGGGGACCGTGTTGACCCTCTGCCATCCACCGGTGCTTGGCccctgggtgggggagaggaaaagggggccaggGAGCACACCCCATCAAGGGGCGGGGTTTCGGGGATCCACGGGAGAGGCAAAATCATCGTAACAAACCCCCTGCCTCTTCAAGCCCTGGGGAgacccaaagtcctctgactgagcagaaagagggagagggggaggtcgAGATCTCCCGGACTTTGGGGGCACTTTGAGGCGGGGGGGCAGATGGCAAGGGGGTAAGAGGGGCAAGGGTGAAGCTGACCTGTGGTGTGTGCTCGGAGCTGCGAGGCAGAGTTGACTGTCACCTTGCACGTGGGGCAGTAGAGCTGCGCCCggaccccctcggcctcctgcttGCTGGCCAGGGCGGGCGCCACGCCGGCCCCCACTGGCACTCCAGTGGCCTCTGGCCCCGACcccagtgaggaggcagaggaggaggcgtCATCGGAACGGAAAGTGGACAGCGGGGAGCCCAGGGGTGCACAAGTGGCCAGGGTGGGTGCTGGGACTACAGGCAGCGGGGCTACGGGGCACGGGGCCCCTGCAGGGGCAGGAGACGGAGCTGGGGAGACACAAGGCAGACCCCTCACAAGGCTGGGCCAGTATCCCTTCcgaggagaggggtgggaagcGGAGGAGAAGGAGACGCGGCCTGGTCccatttctctcccactccctccatggGTAGAGAAGTCCCTTCTGTCGTCTGACTGCCATCCCTCCTGTTGCCGCTCCCGGGAATCCTGCCCACGATGGAGCTAGGCATCCCGGACGgtgcctcctcccccgcccccgctgcCAGCCTGGCCTTACCCTGGTCCCCAGGGGGTACCGCAGCAGGCGGGGCGGTGGGCTGGCCTCGGTCTGACCGCCGGGTGGGGACCGGTGCCTTCTGCTTCTTCCTGGCAGCTTCGACGGCCTTGAGCTTGCGGGCGTGTTTGTGGCCCTTGTAATGGGCCTCAGCCTGGTTCTGGGCAGGGGAAGCAGGGTCAGGGCCATCGCAAGAGGGAAGCAACCAGACTGATCCCAACACccgcaaacacacagacacaccccagTCAGGCACTCACGCAACCGCACACGTTTTCAAAGTCCAATGCACACGGTCACCCATGTGGCCATACGAGGCACACAGTTACATACTGGCACACCCAGACGCGAGACAGTCACGTATGCACCAGCGCCGTGGGCCGTGCTGTTGGGGAGGGCGTCCCACTTCCTAATTTCCCTGGGCCCGGGGCGACAAGAGTCAACA
It contains:
- the ZNF385C gene encoding zinc finger protein 385C: MKRPLSPSPPTEPDPPGRPPPPGKAECPPGPPEPPRAKRERRRPTYTLCDLCNVQLNSAAQAQTHYSGKAHLKRLRQQRRANRAPLSQGPAGAPSSLLAPLPLATRPLQPPLDLKHFLTFHLSGASALGLFPNFHTMDPVQKAVISHTFGAPSPLKKKLFISCNICHLQFNSANQAEAHYKGHKHARKLKAVEAARKKQKAPVPTRRSDRGQPTAPPAAVPPGDQAPSPAPAGAPCPVAPLPVVPAPTLATCAPLGSPLSTFRSDDASSSASSLGSGPEATGVPVGAGVAPALASKQEAEGVRAQLYCPTCKVTVNSASQLRAHTTGAKHRWMAEGQHGPPRRGRGKPLPQAKPGGSTGSTHGLVRVRVKAKAFHCPVCQVHVNLETQLQQHMSSRRHRDHLVGEPPRATFSPYGRLQREPPTSGLQSKLALQKQLTKALASRFVPGPLPALATTPALCGLPGPLTLSSAPTASIFPGSLLAPALFRPAVAVGRTSPGTLVFTPY